Proteins encoded together in one Clostridium kluyveri DSM 555 window:
- a CDS encoding helix-turn-helix transcriptional regulator: MISDEDKIKMFEMRVKGCSLRTIGNEFNVSHEYVRRILKDACNKGALIKRECKGMVYPNIAKWLMENDVSVSELGKMSGESPIRLRHILSGKNINSFTIDEIRKILEVTGMTFKEAFRLDDSVLEDCKAGD; this comes from the coding sequence ATGATTAGTGATGAAGATAAAATTAAAATGTTTGAAATGAGAGTAAAAGGCTGCAGTCTACGAACCATAGGGAATGAATTTAATGTATCGCATGAATATGTAAGGCGGATATTGAAAGATGCATGTAATAAAGGTGCATTAATAAAAAGAGAATGTAAGGGTATGGTATATCCTAATATTGCTAAATGGCTAATGGAAAATGATGTATCAGTCAGTGAACTAGGTAAAATGTCAGGCGAAAGTCCAATTAGGTTGAGACATATATTAAGTGGAAAAAATATAAATAGCTTTACAATAGATGAAATTAGAAAGATTTTAGAAGTAACAGGCATGACTTTTAAAGAGGCTTTTAGGTTAGATGATTCCGTCTTGGAAGATTGTAAGGCAGGTGATTAA
- a CDS encoding ERCC4 domain-containing protein: MQVQYRFSDSEISKLLKENFMIIYDTREQKNQHILDFLDKKKIKYKKKKIDEGDYTAIITARPDMGISRDLYFNVAVERKNSVDELASNLGEKREDYRDDIRLERELKRARQKGTMIYLVVEDKNGMENIEKGNYRSQYGSKAFEAKLASIEVNYLRGIRFVDKKDAGRTILKLLYYSVMEALKDKMQDIKAAEAN, from the coding sequence ATGCAGGTTCAATATAGATTTTCGGATTCAGAAATTAGCAAACTTTTAAAGGAAAATTTTATGATCATTTATGATACCAGAGAGCAAAAGAATCAGCATATTCTAGACTTTTTAGACAAGAAAAAAATCAAATATAAAAAGAAGAAAATTGATGAAGGTGACTATACAGCAATTATTACTGCAAGGCCAGACATGGGTATATCCAGGGATTTATATTTCAACGTTGCAGTGGAAAGAAAAAATTCGGTTGATGAATTAGCGAGTAATTTAGGGGAAAAAAGAGAGGATTACAGAGATGATATAAGGCTTGAAAGAGAACTTAAAAGGGCACGACAAAAGGGTACCATGATTTATCTTGTAGTTGAAGATAAAAACGGTATGGAAAATATTGAGAAAGGTAATTATAGAAGCCAATATGGTTCAAAGGCTTTCGAGGCAAAATTGGCGAGTATAGAAGTAAATTATCTGAGAGGCATAAGGTTTGTAGATAAAAAGGATGCAGGGCGTACAATATTAAAATTGCTTTATTACTCTGTAATGGAAGCGTTAAAAGATAAAATGCAGGATATAAAGGCGGCAGAAGCCAATTAA
- a CDS encoding CHC2 zinc finger domain-containing protein, giving the protein MDHSLADINLKELIEKETGEKFNSQNKIKCMFHPDKNPSLSIKFDGNNNKFKFKCFGCGEGGDAIDFIMKYRNMDYIEAREFLGLPVEKTESENQMERIEKYIQWELENRRKGQTLLGTFPFVDDKGNPIYFKAKFQFPDGKKKLSYYHIDGKKVINKRKGEELPYNLHNVKKGIREDSIIIICEGEKDANIINNTLKSSRYVATSIKGVKDLLVFRNAYLYICGDTGKAGEKYINWIKGQLFNCSTAFKIINLPGIKELGNNKDVSDWLEAGHNRDDLLQAFNRSLDLKNKYELQQDYLGIYKTVSKKIEGIETEKKVYFTNFSIVNAATVKYVNEDTEGVKLVLKTSLGGTFEKDDNVNVFDDVKSFRNFLGSMDLAFKGRIDDLMNLKMWVNKYFALEKLEVYLGTRFVLKDNKVSLVTHKGAITPDGINTKIKSVGGTVIDILNVEHINKAEITELQKHLFEFAPLKISYSIIGTIINNFAIAQAIELGINFHHLLLAGESGGGKSTIMENVIAMILNYPKDDIKSIGLITPFALQKSLSDGNYSILFEEFKPSVMNDYKKTMLSEILRNSYDRHTVDRGNKNLKDNKIFSLIRPIILAGEETYFNGEKALNERSCIVYLSKNQRLKKHTEAMKWISSNPGILNKLGRSLIDIVLNMSVEEYKNLRNIEASKIKGLKDRPLNTAVNICTGIAILNKLLNNFGLVEMEGYYSLVVDNIKTEILDNREDSLSEVEKILKLYDQIIEDNRISDAALKYALYHKDGEVYIRTSEMYNQILNHMKNIGDKKPTLELKDFKKQAKMAGYLLKPSGKLITIDNKPKRFDMYNAEKLEKLELNSIAPPDAVEDEWEEGEQQVIYPNKFKKKK; this is encoded by the coding sequence ATGGATCATTCTTTAGCAGATATAAACTTGAAAGAACTTATAGAAAAAGAAACGGGTGAAAAATTTAATAGCCAAAATAAAATAAAATGCATGTTCCATCCAGATAAAAATCCTTCTTTAAGCATTAAATTTGATGGCAATAACAATAAATTTAAGTTTAAATGTTTTGGCTGTGGCGAGGGTGGAGATGCCATTGACTTTATCATGAAATACAGAAATATGGATTATATAGAAGCCAGGGAGTTTTTAGGCTTGCCAGTCGAAAAAACGGAATCTGAAAACCAAATGGAAAGAATAGAAAAATATATTCAATGGGAACTGGAGAATCGGAGAAAAGGACAAACCCTGCTTGGCACATTTCCCTTTGTAGACGATAAAGGCAATCCTATATATTTTAAAGCAAAATTCCAATTTCCAGATGGTAAAAAAAAGCTATCTTATTACCATATTGATGGGAAAAAAGTTATAAACAAAAGAAAAGGCGAAGAGCTTCCATATAATCTGCACAACGTAAAGAAAGGGATAAGGGAAGATAGCATAATCATTATATGTGAAGGCGAGAAAGATGCTAATATAATCAACAACACTCTAAAGAGCAGCAGATATGTTGCCACCAGTATAAAAGGTGTCAAAGATTTATTGGTATTTAGAAATGCATATTTATACATCTGTGGTGATACCGGAAAAGCTGGAGAAAAGTATATTAATTGGATAAAAGGGCAGCTGTTTAACTGTTCTACAGCTTTTAAAATTATTAATTTACCAGGCATTAAGGAACTTGGAAATAACAAAGATGTAAGTGACTGGCTGGAGGCCGGACATAACAGGGATGATTTACTTCAGGCTTTTAACAGGAGTCTGGATTTAAAAAATAAATATGAGTTGCAGCAGGATTACTTAGGAATATATAAAACAGTTTCTAAAAAAATTGAAGGCATAGAAACTGAAAAAAAAGTATATTTTACAAATTTTAGTATTGTAAATGCGGCAACCGTTAAATATGTAAATGAGGATACAGAAGGAGTCAAACTGGTTTTAAAAACATCTTTAGGAGGAACTTTTGAAAAAGATGATAACGTAAATGTCTTTGACGATGTTAAATCATTCAGAAACTTTTTAGGTTCTATGGATTTAGCATTTAAGGGAAGGATAGATGATTTGATGAATTTGAAAATGTGGGTAAATAAATATTTTGCCCTAGAAAAATTAGAAGTTTATTTAGGTACTAGATTTGTACTTAAAGACAACAAAGTAAGCTTAGTAACTCATAAGGGAGCAATAACACCAGATGGTATAAACACAAAAATAAAAAGTGTTGGAGGCACTGTCATTGACATTTTAAATGTTGAACACATAAATAAGGCAGAAATCACTGAGCTTCAAAAACATTTGTTTGAATTTGCACCATTAAAAATAAGTTATTCCATTATAGGTACTATAATCAATAATTTTGCCATAGCTCAGGCGATAGAGCTAGGAATTAATTTTCATCACCTACTATTGGCTGGAGAAAGTGGAGGAGGTAAAAGTACAATAATGGAAAATGTAATAGCCATGATTTTAAATTATCCTAAAGATGACATTAAATCCATAGGATTAATTACTCCCTTTGCGTTGCAGAAAAGTTTAAGTGACGGAAATTATTCGATTTTATTTGAAGAATTTAAACCAAGTGTAATGAACGATTATAAAAAAACAATGCTAAGTGAAATATTAAGGAATAGTTATGACAGGCATACAGTCGACAGAGGAAATAAAAATCTAAAAGATAATAAAATATTTTCACTTATAAGACCTATCATACTCGCAGGAGAAGAAACATATTTCAATGGAGAAAAAGCCTTAAACGAAAGATCCTGTATTGTTTATCTTTCAAAGAATCAAAGATTAAAAAAACATACAGAAGCCATGAAATGGATAAGTAGTAACCCTGGTATTTTAAATAAACTAGGTCGGAGCTTGATTGATATAGTCCTGAATATGTCTGTAGAGGAATATAAAAATCTTAGAAATATTGAAGCCAGTAAAATCAAGGGATTAAAAGATAGGCCATTAAATACAGCTGTTAATATCTGTACGGGCATTGCCATATTAAACAAGTTACTTAATAATTTTGGATTGGTGGAGATGGAAGGATACTATTCTTTAGTGGTGGATAATATCAAAACTGAAATTTTAGATAATCGGGAAGATTCTCTTTCAGAAGTTGAAAAAATATTGAAGCTTTATGACCAGATAATAGAAGATAATAGAATTTCAGATGCTGCACTTAAATATGCCTTATATCATAAAGATGGAGAAGTATATATAAGAACAAGCGAAATGTATAACCAAATATTAAATCACATGAAAAATATCGGAGATAAAAAGCCAACACTGGAATTAAAGGACTTTAAAAAACAGGCAAAAATGGCAGGATATTTATTAAAACCATCTGGAAAACTGATAACCATTGACAATAAACCTAAAAGATTTGATATGTATAATGCTGAAAAGCTTGAAAAATTAGAACTAAATTCGATAGCTCCTCCAGATGCAGTGGAAGATGAATGGGAGGAAGGGGAACAGCAGGTCATATATCCGAATAAATTTAAGAAGAAGAAATAG